The following proteins are co-located in the Molothrus ater isolate BHLD 08-10-18 breed brown headed cowbird chromosome 29, BPBGC_Mater_1.1, whole genome shotgun sequence genome:
- the POLR3GL gene encoding DNA-directed RNA polymerase III subunit RPC7-like isoform X2: MAGRGRGRGRGQMTFNVEAVGIGKGDALPPPTLQPSPLFPVLERRAAPLPGGEEGEYMLALKQELRRAMKGLPYFVKPGAPRRDIERYSDKYQLSSPVDNAIDWNPDWRRLPRELRIRVRRPRRGRTPGPVPKQQLALDKEEAIKKLEGWPQWMDLGFCCPPPEPGEEGGGGDVRGGGGEGGGRRRKGGGGGGVR, encoded by the exons AtggcgggccggggccgcggccggggccgggggcagaTGACGTTTAACGTGGAAGCCGTGGGCATCGGGAAGGGGGACGCGCTGCCGCcgcccaccctgcagccctcGCCGCTCTTCCCG GTGCTGGAGCGCCGCGCCGCGCCCCTGCCCGGGGGCGAGGAGGGCGAGTACATGCTGGccctgaagcaggagctgcGCCGGGCCATGAAGGGGCTCCCGTACTTCGTCAAACCGGGGGCGCCCCGCAGAG ACATCGAGCGCTACTCGGACAAGTACCAGCTCTCCAGCCCCGTGGACAACGCCATCGACTGGAACCCAG ACTGGCGGCGGCTCCCGCGGGAGCTGAGGATCCGCGTGCGGCGGCCGCGCCGAGGCC gcacccctggccctgtccccaagCAGCAGCTGGCGCTGGACAAGGAGGAGGCCATCAAGAAGCTGGAG ggctggccccagtggatggatttggggttttgttgtccccccccagagcctggagaagaaggaggaggaggtgacgtcagaggaggaggaggagaaggaggaggaagaagaaggaaaggaggaggaggaggaggagtacGATGA
- the ANKRD34A gene encoding ankyrin repeat domain-containing protein 34A has product MPSAAVPPGGLPMIPAEGSALLRAVSQGKFRLTRLLLEGGAYINEGNAAGTTPLMAACRAGYAEPPEQPRMVQYLLENGADPNIPDKAGRTALMHACAERAGPAVVATLLAHGADPSARDYGGGSALVYALERGDRETLQVLLDACRERGRDVIIITSATSPRGTKTTRQYLNSPPSPALCASPSQVQVRAAAASPGAGGRDEERDVFRFPPAAPAAPEPSRAGPKRQLKRLNSEPWGLAVPGVEGMRGGHSEGSAEGTQGPPEGARRALDEIWGAPEGTRGPSEGSWGSPEGSLEGTPGPPEQLAAGLEGLRLRPRRHSVEGREGSGLPGATWAERVPPAPAPGRWVPDPPPRGKPLRREPPNPELGAAPGPLRHPAGLLERRGSGTFPPEPPGRAGLLPPLPPRALLRRHSMQPEALRHLGAFCGGLGAEPGS; this is encoded by the coding sequence ATGCCCAGCGCCGCGGTACCACCGGGGGGGCTCCCCATGATCCCGGCCGAGGGCTCGGCGCTGCTCCGCGCCGTCTCCCAAGGGAAATTCCGCCTGACCCGCCTGCTGCTCGAAGGGGGTGCCTACATCAACGAGGGCAACGCGGCGGGCACCACGCCGCTGATGGCAGCGTGCAGGGCCGGCTACGCCGAACCCCCCGAGCAGCCGCGGATGGTTCAGTACCTCCTGGAGAACGGCGCCGACCCCAACATCCCCGACAAAGCCGGCAGAACGGCGCTGATGCACGCGTGTGCCGAGCGAGCCGGCCCCGCCGTGGTCGCCACTTTGCTGGCCCACGGCGCCGACCCCAGCGCCCGGGATTACGGCGGGGGCTCGGCGCTGGTTTATGCCCTGGAGCGGGGGGACCGGGAGAcgctgcaggtgctgctggacgCGTGTCGGGAGCGAGGGCGCGATGTCATCATCATCACCTCGGCCACGTCGCCCCGAGGCACCAAGACCACCCGGCAGTACCTGAACTCGCCCCCGTCGCCCGCTCTGTGCGCGTCCCCGTCGCAGGTGCAGgtgcgggcggcggcggcgtcGCCGGGGGCCGGCGGGAGGGATGAGGAGCGCGATGTGTTCCGCTTccctcccgccgctcccgccgccccaGAACCGTCCCGGGCCGGGCCCAAGCGGCAGCTGAAGAGGCTGAACTCGGAGCCGTGGGGGCTGGCGGTGCCGGGCGTGGAGGGGATGCGGGGGGGACACTCGGAGGGAAGCgcggaggggacacagggacccccagaggGAGCACGGAGAGCTTTAGATGAGATATGGGGAGCCccggaggggacacggggacccTCGGAAGGGTCGTGGGGTTCTCCTGAGGGGTCCTTAGAAGGGACACCGGGCCCCCCGGAGCAGCTGGCAgcggggctggaggggctgcggctgcggccTCGCCGCCACAGCGTGGAGGGACGCGAGGGCTCGGGGCTGCCCGGAGCCACCTGGGCAGAACGGGTGCCCCCCGCGCCAGCCCCGGGGCGTTGGGTTCCCGATCCTCCTCCACGGGGCAAACCCCTACGACGGGAACCGCCCAACCCCGAGCTCGGCGCCGCTCCCGGGCCGCTGCGGCACCCGGCGGGGCTGCTGGAGCGCCGGGGCTCCGGAACGTTCCCCCCGGAGCCTCCGGGCAGGGCGGggctgctgccgccgctgccgccccggGCGCTGCTCCGCCGCCACTCCATGCAGCCGGAGGCTCTACGGCACCTCGGGGCCTTCTGCGGGGGGCTGGGAGCCGAGCCTGGCTCGtag
- the POLR3GL gene encoding DNA-directed RNA polymerase III subunit RPC7-like isoform X1, producing the protein MAGRGRGRGRGQMTFNVEAVGIGKGDALPPPTLQPSPLFPVLERRAAPLPGGEEGEYMLALKQELRRAMKGLPYFVKPGAPRRDIERYSDKYQLSSPVDNAIDWNPDWRRLPRELRIRVRRPRRGRTPGPVPKQQLALDKEEAIKKLESLEKKEEEVTSEEEEEKEEEEEGKEEEEEEYDEEEHEEETDYVLSYFDNGESFGPDSDDNGDEAVY; encoded by the exons AtggcgggccggggccgcggccggggccgggggcagaTGACGTTTAACGTGGAAGCCGTGGGCATCGGGAAGGGGGACGCGCTGCCGCcgcccaccctgcagccctcGCCGCTCTTCCCG GTGCTGGAGCGCCGCGCCGCGCCCCTGCCCGGGGGCGAGGAGGGCGAGTACATGCTGGccctgaagcaggagctgcGCCGGGCCATGAAGGGGCTCCCGTACTTCGTCAAACCGGGGGCGCCCCGCAGAG ACATCGAGCGCTACTCGGACAAGTACCAGCTCTCCAGCCCCGTGGACAACGCCATCGACTGGAACCCAG ACTGGCGGCGGCTCCCGCGGGAGCTGAGGATCCGCGTGCGGCGGCCGCGCCGAGGCC gcacccctggccctgtccccaagCAGCAGCTGGCGCTGGACAAGGAGGAGGCCATCAAGAAGCTGGAG agcctggagaagaaggaggaggaggtgacgtcagaggaggaggaggagaaggaggaggaagaagaaggaaaggaggaggaggaggaggagtacGATGAGGAGGAGCACGAAGAG gagACCGACTACGTCCTGTCCTACTTCGACAACGGGGAGAGCTTCGGGCCCGACAGCGACGACAACGGCGACGAGGCGGTGTACTGA
- the TXNIP gene encoding thioredoxin-interacting protein isoform X2, producing MVMFKKVKNFAVAFSEPDKVYFSGDKVAGRVLVEVAEVTRVTAVKVLACGVARVTWAKGPAQCRQEMEYLRFEDVLALEEQPTDEDGSVILRPGNKYEYKFGFELPQGPLGTTFKGKYGSVDYWVQASLERPACPTQQIKKRFEVMDPVDVNTPELLSPVAAKKEKKVSCMFIPDGRVSVSAQIDRKGFCEGDEICINADFENTCSRIVVPKAAIVAKHTYLANGQTKVFSQKLSCVRGNHIISGTSESWRGKTIRVRKLKPSILGCNILRVEYFLQIYVSVPGSKKIILELPLVIGSRSGIGSRSSSMASQTSSEMSWVDLNLPDAPEAPPCYLDIVPEDHRLESPTTPLLDDPDGFDSPIFMYAPEFKFMPPPTYTEVDPCVPNNSSSNNANNNIQ from the exons ATGGTGATGTTCAAGAAGGTGAAGAACTTCGCTGTGGCCTTCAGTGAGCCCGACAAGGTTTACTTCAGCGGGGACAAGGTGGCCGGGCGAGTGCTGGTGGAGGTGGCCGAGGTGACCCGTGTCACCGCCGTCAAGGTGCTGGCGTGTGGCGTGGCCAGGGTGACCTGGGCCAAGGGCCCGGCCCAGTGCCGGCAGGAGATGGAATACCTGCGCTTCGAGGACGTGCTGGCCCTTGAGGAGCAGCCCACAG aTGAGGACGGCTCAGTCATCCTGAGACCCGGCAACAAGTACGAGTACAAATTCGGCTTCGAGCTGCCCCAGGG GCCCCTGGGCACCACCTTCAAGGGGAAGTATGGCTCTGTGGATTACTGGGTGCAGGCATCTCTGGAGCGTCCGGCCTGCCCCACTCAGCAGATCAAGAAACGCTTCGAGGTGATGGATCCTGTGGATGTGAACACCCCAGAATTGCTG TCTCCAGTAGCAGccaaaaaggagaagaaggtgTCGTGCATGTTCATCCCAGATGGACGCGTGTCCGTCAGCGCCCAGATCGACAGGAAAGGCTTCTGTGAAG GTGACGAAATCTGCATTAACGCCGACTTTGAGAACACCTGCTCGCGCATCGTGGTGCCCAAGGCGGCCATCGTGGCCAAGCACACCTACCTGGCCAACGGGCAGACCAAGGTGTTCTCCCAGAAACTCTCCTGTGTTCGTGGCAACCACATCATCTCTGGCACCTCAGAGTCCTGGCGTGGCAAAACCATCCGTGTGAGGAAGCTCAAGCcctccatcctgggctgcaACATCCTCAGGGTGGAATATTTCCTGCAG atttaTGTCAGCGTGCCGGGCTCCAAGAAAAtcatcctggagctgcccctggtcATCGGGAGCCGCTCGGGCATCGGCAGCCGCAGCTCCAGCATGGCCAGTCAGACCAGTTCCGAGATGAGCTGGGTGGACCTGAACCTGCCCGACGCTCCTGAGG CTCCCCCGTGCTACCTGGACATCGTTCCCGAGGATCACCGGCTGGAGAGCCCCACCACGCCCCTGCTGGACGATCCCGACGGCTTCGACAGCCCCATCTTCATGTACGCGCCCGAGTTCAAGTTCATGCCGCCCCCGACCTACACGGAG GTGGATCCCTGCGTGcccaacaacagcagcagcaacaacgCCAACAACAACATCCAGTGA
- the TXNIP gene encoding thioredoxin-interacting protein isoform X1, translated as MVMFKKVKNFAVAFSEPDKVYFSGDKVAGRVLVEVAEVTRVTAVKVLACGVARVTWAKGPAQCRQEMEYLRFEDVLALEEQPTDEDGSVILRPGNKYEYKFGFELPQGPLGTTFKGKYGSVDYWVQASLERPACPTQQIKKRFEVMDPVDVNTPELLSPVAAKKEKKVSCMFIPDGRVSVSAQIDRKGFCEGDEICINADFENTCSRIVVPKAAIVAKHTYLANGQTKVFSQKLSCVRGNHIISGTSESWRGKTIRVRKLKPSILGCNILRVEYFLQIYVSVPGSKKIILELPLVIGSRSGIGSRSSSMASQTSSEMSWVDLNLPDAPEAPPCYLDIVPEDHRLESPTTPLLDDPDGFDSPIFMYAPEFKFMPPPTYTEVSAAAAPGQGPGGAGAACPGSSPSSRSQVDPCVPNNSSSNNANNNIQ; from the exons ATGGTGATGTTCAAGAAGGTGAAGAACTTCGCTGTGGCCTTCAGTGAGCCCGACAAGGTTTACTTCAGCGGGGACAAGGTGGCCGGGCGAGTGCTGGTGGAGGTGGCCGAGGTGACCCGTGTCACCGCCGTCAAGGTGCTGGCGTGTGGCGTGGCCAGGGTGACCTGGGCCAAGGGCCCGGCCCAGTGCCGGCAGGAGATGGAATACCTGCGCTTCGAGGACGTGCTGGCCCTTGAGGAGCAGCCCACAG aTGAGGACGGCTCAGTCATCCTGAGACCCGGCAACAAGTACGAGTACAAATTCGGCTTCGAGCTGCCCCAGGG GCCCCTGGGCACCACCTTCAAGGGGAAGTATGGCTCTGTGGATTACTGGGTGCAGGCATCTCTGGAGCGTCCGGCCTGCCCCACTCAGCAGATCAAGAAACGCTTCGAGGTGATGGATCCTGTGGATGTGAACACCCCAGAATTGCTG TCTCCAGTAGCAGccaaaaaggagaagaaggtgTCGTGCATGTTCATCCCAGATGGACGCGTGTCCGTCAGCGCCCAGATCGACAGGAAAGGCTTCTGTGAAG GTGACGAAATCTGCATTAACGCCGACTTTGAGAACACCTGCTCGCGCATCGTGGTGCCCAAGGCGGCCATCGTGGCCAAGCACACCTACCTGGCCAACGGGCAGACCAAGGTGTTCTCCCAGAAACTCTCCTGTGTTCGTGGCAACCACATCATCTCTGGCACCTCAGAGTCCTGGCGTGGCAAAACCATCCGTGTGAGGAAGCTCAAGCcctccatcctgggctgcaACATCCTCAGGGTGGAATATTTCCTGCAG atttaTGTCAGCGTGCCGGGCTCCAAGAAAAtcatcctggagctgcccctggtcATCGGGAGCCGCTCGGGCATCGGCAGCCGCAGCTCCAGCATGGCCAGTCAGACCAGTTCCGAGATGAGCTGGGTGGACCTGAACCTGCCCGACGCTCCTGAGG CTCCCCCGTGCTACCTGGACATCGTTCCCGAGGATCACCGGCTGGAGAGCCCCACCACGCCCCTGCTGGACGATCCCGACGGCTTCGACAGCCCCATCTTCATGTACGCGCCCGAGTTCAAGTTCATGCCGCCCCCGACCTACACGGAGGTGAGCGCGGCGGCAGCGCCAGGGCAGGGACCGGGCGGAGCTGGGGCCGCCTGCCCGGGTTCCTCACCCTCCTCCCGCTCCCAGGTGGATCCCTGCGTGcccaacaacagcagcagcaacaacgCCAACAACAACATCCAGTGA